A single genomic interval of Penicillium psychrofluorescens genome assembly, chromosome: 2 harbors:
- a CDS encoding uncharacterized protein (ID:PFLUO_002836-T1.cds;~source:funannotate), with protein MSSPAHHAKPLPPRMTINDADVTVSYLKGTGPGGQKINKTNSAVQIIHKPSGVVVKCQATRSQSQNEKIARQLLADKVEAREKGEDSRAAMKAEAARKKKASKMKKSKRKYRDSSEGNNTDENEDGISGQEGEDGIEGEKRQSPES; from the exons ATGTCCTCGCCCGCGCACCACGCGAAACCGCTCCCTCCGCGCATGACCATCAACGACGCCGACGTGACAGTGTCGTACCTAAAAGGTACCGGACCGGGGGGCCAGAAGATT AACAAAACCAATTCTGCCGTGCAGATCATCCACAAACCCAGCGGCGTGGTGGTCAAATGTCAAGCGACGCGGTCGCAGTCACAGAACGAGAAGATCGCGCGTCAGTTGCTGGCGGATAAAGTGGAGGCGCGGGAGAAGGGGGAGGACAGTCgggcggcgatgaaggccgaggcggcgcggaagaagaaggcgagtaagatgaagaagagcaagaggaagTATCGGGATTCCTCGGAGGGGAATAATACGGATGAGAACGAGGATGGGATATCCGGTCAAGAGGGAGAGGACGGTAttgagggagagaagaggcagagTCCGGAATCGTAg
- a CDS encoding uncharacterized protein (ID:PFLUO_002837-T1.cds;~source:funannotate), whose product MAEGLGALLEASLDPRRNKEAELALRQEEQKPGFSLQLLQITATDSYPYNIRLASALFFKNFIRRNWTDEDGNYKLPLEEVATIKRELISLMISVPSGIQSQLGEAVSAIADSDFWERWDTLVDDLVSKMSPDNPAVNIGVLQVAHSIFKRWRPLFQSNELYTEINHVLNKFGNPFLALFEGLDTYLEQNKTNKENLTQGFTQLNLMVKLFYDLSCHDLPPMFEDHLSAISSILLKYLTYDNQLLHTDDEEAGPLEYVRAGIFEALTLYVQKFMDAFQPHVGQFIDSSWNFLTTIGPDTKYDILVSRALHFLSSVASMPEHATAFQAEGTLGQIVEKVILPNVSLREADEELFEDEPIEFIRRDLEGSDSETRRRAATDFLRRLAEKFEQSVTKVVLQYTEHYLGEYAKDPASNWKSKDTATYLYSAIAAKGVATSTHGVTATNSLVSITDFFQQHLASDLIAEDGVHPILKVDAIKYLYTFRSIITKEQWQQVLPVLVKHLASSNYVVYTYAAIAVERALFLSDAQGQPIISPSEITPLAKDLLEHIFQLIQKDPEPPKVQENEFLMRCVMRVLIVIKDGVVPFTDTVLQRFITITEIISTNPSNPRFYYFHFEAMGAFIRFAAPANPDKLEQALYQPFAKILQGDVQEFMPYIFQLFAALLEANPSATLPTYYQELIGPILMPVMWDSKGNIPALVRLLSSVIPRGSQYILEHNQIEPILGIFQKLVSTKANEAYGFDLLESVVANFPSTALEPYFVSIMQIILTRLQNSKTETLTLRFVRFYHFISAHDDKGYSADFVIQVTDKVQGDLFTPIYLTIILPDTQKLARPLDRKTAVLSFTKTLANSEAFATRYAKGWGFTCTALLKLLELPPLPAGKDDLIAEADIEDMSFGVGFTPLNTLRAVPKDPWPETGVDLKAWVGAYLKEADKKQNGRVAQFAQERLDEESKAMLSSYIA is encoded by the exons ATGGCGGAGGGTCTTGGAGCTTTGTTGGAGGCTAGCTTGGATCCCCGGCGCAACAAGGAGG CCGAGCTTGCCCTGcgtcaagaagaacagaagCCCGGCTTTTCActgcagcttctccagatcaCCGCCACCGACTCCTATCCCTACAACATCCGGCTGGCCAGCGCCCTTTTCTTCAAGAACTTCATCAGGCGCAACTGGACCGACGAGGATGGGAACTACAAGCTGCCGCTCGAGGAGGTTGCGACCATCAAGCGGGAGTTGATCAGCTTGATGATCTCGGTCCCCTCTGGCATCCAGAGTCAGCTGGGCGAAGCCGTCAGCGCGATCGCGGACAGTGACTTCTGGGAGCGATGGGATACTCTGGTGGAT GATCTCGTGTCGAAAATGTCGCCCGACAACCCTGCCGTCAACATTGGCGTGCTTCAGGTCGCACACTCTATTTTCAAGCGATGGAGGCCCTTGTTCCAATCCAATGAGCTGTACACGGAGATCAACCACGTCCTGAACAAATTCGGGAATCCGTTTCTGGCCCTCTTCGAG GGATTGGATACCTATCTTgaacaaaacaaaaccaatAAGGAAAACCTCACCCAGGGCTTCACTCAGCTCAACCTGATGGTCAAGCTGTTCTATGATCTCTCCTGCCACGACCTCCCGCCCATGTTTGAAGACCATCTTTCGGCAATCTCTTCGATTCTGCTCAAGTATCTGACGTACGACAACCAACTACTACACAcggacgatgaagaagccgGCCCTCTGGAGTATGTTCGCGCCGGGATCTTCGAGGCTCTGACTCTGTACGTGCAGAAGTTCATGGATGCGTTCCAGCCGCACGTTGGACAGTTCATCGACAGCTCGTGGAATTTCTTGACCACCATCGGCCCGGACACCAAATACGACATTCTTGTCAGCCGAGCATTGCACTTCCTGAGTTCGGTGGCCAGCATGCCCGAGCATGCCACTGCCTTCCAGGCAGAGGGCACGTTGGGTCAGATTGTAGAGAAGGTCATCCTGCCGAATGTGAGTCTGCGGGAAGCGGACGAGGAGTTGTTCGAGGATGAACCTATCGAATTTATTCGGCGTGACTTGGAAGGCTCCGACAGTGAGACCAGACGCCGGGCCGCAACAGATTTCCTCCGACGTCTGGCAGAGAAGTTTGAGCAGTCCGTGACGAAGGTCGTTCTCCAATACACGGAACACTACCTGGGTGAATATGCCAAGGACCCGGCGTCCAACTGGAAGTCCAAGGATACGGCAACCTACCTTTACTCTGCCATCGCGGCCAAGGGTGTTGCAACCTCCACCCACGGTGTTACCGCCACCAACAGTCTGGTCAGCATCACGGACTTCTTTCAGCAGCACCTTGCTTCAGACCTAATCGCAGAGGATGGTGTGCACCCAATCCTCAAGGTCGATGCAATCAAGTACCTGTACACTTTCCGCAGCATCATCACAAAGGAGCAGTGGCAACAGGTTTTACCTGTACTGGTGAAGCATCTGGCTTCTTCCAACTACGTTGTCTACACTTATGCCGCAATTGCAGTGGAGCGGGCCCTCTTTTTAAGTGACGCCCAAGGACAACCCATTATCTCGCCCTCTGAAATCACCCCGCTCGCAaaggatctcctcgagcaTATCTTCCAGCTAATCCAAAAGGATCCGGAACCCCCGAAGGTGCAAGAGAATGAGTTCCTCATGCGGTGTGTCATGAGGGTGTTGATTGTTATCAAGGATGGCGTCGTGCCGTTTACGGATACCGTGCTGCAACGAttcatcaccatcactgAGATTATCAGCACAAATCCAAGCAACCCCAGATTCTACTACTTCCATTTCGAAGCCATGGGTGCTTTCATTCGGTTCGCGGCCCCGGCTAATCCGGACAAACTTGAGCAGGCTCTGTACCAGCCTTTTGCCAAGATTCTTCAGGGAGACGTGCAAGAGTTCATGCCGTACATTTTCCAGCTCTTCGCCGCCCTTCTCGAGGCCAACCCGTCCGCCACTCTGCCGACCTACTACCAGGAGCTGATTGGCCCAATTCTGATGCCTGTGATGTGGGATTCGAAAGGAAATATTCCCGCCCTCGTACGGCTTCTGTCTTCTGTCATTCCTCGTGGATCGCAGTACATCCTCGAGCACAACCAGATCGAGCCTATCCTGGGCATCTTCCAGAAACTGGTTTCGACCAAGGCTAACGAGGCCTATGGATTTGACCTGTTGGAAAGCGTTGTCGCAAACTTCCCATC GACTGCATTGGAGCCATACTTTGTCTCAATCATGCAGATCATTCTCACTCGCTTGCAAAACTCCAAGACCGAGACTCTGACGCTTCGCTTCGTTCGCTTCTATCACTTCATCTCCGCCCATGACGACAAGGGTTACAGCGCCGATTTTGTCATCCAAGTCACGGACAAGGTGCAGGGAGA CCTTTTTACTCCTATCTACCTCACCATCATCCTCCCCGACACCCAGAAACTGGCCCGGCCCCTGGACCGCAAGACCGCAGTGCTCTCCTTCACTAAGACTCTAGCCAACTCCGAAGCCTTCGCAACTCGATACGCAAAGGGCTGGGGCTTTACGTGCACGGCGCTGCTCAAGCTCCTCGAACTCCCCCCGCTGCCAGCCGGCAAGGATGACCTCATTGCCGAGGCAGACATTGAAGACATGTCGTTCGGCGTCGGATTCACTCCTCTGAACACGTTGCGCGCCGTGCCAAAGGATCCGTGGCCCGAAACGGGTGTCGATCTCAAAGCTTGGGTGGGCGCATACCTGAAGGAAGCGGATAAGAAGCAGAATGGCCGTGTGGCGCAGTTTGCTCAGGAGCGTCTGGATGAGGAGTCCAAGGCTATGCTGAGCAGCTACATTGCTTAA
- a CDS encoding uncharacterized protein (ID:PFLUO_002838-T1.cds;~source:funannotate), with protein sequence MDADHRAMEAPSEQHTPQEVHSETVHQETPHDVLHHQETRHDETQYETEAPVEPIVTTSTESLSGDSVEGRWGEREAGEPVSRSGAMEELEEMRRELTQLSLHRTKSTTARSVRRFKSRASQRHDEEKAIQEAASDAEDDGSFDLGEFLVGGHLERRTTAGEPAKRIGVVFKNLTVQGVETGASFVRTLPHAVIGTFGPDLYKLVCRFVPALHFGKKPPVRDLISDFNGAVREGEMMLVLGRPGAGCTTFLKAIANDRGAFAAVNGDVNYGSLSAEEQHRHFRGEVNYNPEDDQHFPSLTVWQTLKFSLINKTRKHDHASIPIIIDALLKIFGISHTKNTLVGNEYVRGVSGGERKRVSIAETLATKSSVVCWDNSTRGLDASTALDYAKSLRIMTDVSKRTTFVTLYQAGESIYELMDKVMVIDQGRMLYQGPAYEARQYFFDLGFDCSEQTTTADFLTSLCDPNARQFQPGREASTPKSAKELEEVFKTSDMYKHILDDVTSYEKRLQDTEQEDTRQFQKVVAQSKSKTVSKKSPYTVSFVRQVMACVQREFWLLWGDRTSLYTKYFIIVSNGLIVSSLFYGESMDTSGAFARGGALFFSILFLGWLQLTELMPAVTGRGIVARHKSYAFYRPSAVSIARVVVDFPAIFCMVVPFTIIVYFMAGLDVTASKFFIYFLFVYTTTFCVTSLYRMFAALSPTIDDAVRFAGIALNLLILYVGYVIPKQTLIHSSIWFGWLFYVNPISYSYESVLTNEFSGRLMQCNPSQLVPQGPGVDPRYQGCSLTGSQLGHTSVSGDQYLMTNFEFTRSHLWRNFGVVIAFTVLYILVTVIAAETLSFVGGGGGALVFKKSNRTKKVAGPAKSNDEEQASKVDDDAALSRGELPSSADNDATFNRLSSSDRCFTWSNVEYTVPYGNGTRKLLNEVNGYAKPGVMIALMGASGAGKTTLLNTLAQRQKMGVVSGDMLVDGHPLGADFQRGTGFCEQMDLHDNTSTIREAFEFSAILRQDRSVPRHEKIEYVDRIIDLLELEDIQDAIIGSLNVEQKKRVTIGVELAAKPSLLLFLDEPTSGLDSQAAFSIVRFLKKLSQAGQAIVCTIHQPSGVLISQFDMILALNPGGNTFYFGPVGKDGSDVRNYFAHRGFVCPPSKNVAEFILETAAKATHRDGKQVDWNDEWRQSDENKRVLAEIERIKTERSKIPQAESGESTYEFAAPTSVQIFELTRRLFLQYWRDPSYYYGKLFVSVIIGIFNGFTFWMLPNTVASMQDRMFSAFLIILIPPIVLNSVVPKFYINRALWEAREYPSRIYGWVAFCTASVVCEIPAAIVSGLVYWVLWYYPVGLPTDSSTAGYVFLMSMLFFLFQASWGQWICAFAPSFTVISNVLPFFFVMVNLFNGIVRPYAEYPVFWKYWMYYVNPVTWWLRGVLSAVLPAVQVQCAPQESTHFTPPPGQTCEQYAGNFVHEIAKAGYLTESDGVCQYCPYKNGAEYMAQLNVHVNDKWRCFGIFLAFVIINWLLVYFFIYTVRVRRWSFGFGYVFAAAGALVSAIKKPFSRKSSDAQK encoded by the coding sequence ATGGATGCCGATCATCGCGCCATGGAGGCACCGTCTGAGCAGCACACGCCTCAGGAAGTGCATTCCGAAACAGTTCATCAGGAAACACCCCATGACGTCCTCCATCACCAGGAGACTCGCCATGACGAAACCCAGTACGAAACGGAAGCGCCGGTAGAGCCCATCGTCACCACCTCTACCGAGAGCTTGTCCGGAGACAGTGTTGAAGGCCGCTGGGGAGAGCGGGAGGCCGGTGAGCCCGTCTCCCGCAGCGGCGCCATGGAGGAACTCGAAGAGATGCGGCGCGAATTGACACAGTTGAGCTTGCACCGCACCAAGTCAACTACGGCGCGAAGCGTTCGTCGCTTTAAGTCCCGTGCCAGTCAGCGTcatgatgaagaaaaagcgaTCCAAGAGGCCGCATccgatgccgaagatgacgggAGTTTCGATCTGGGGGAGTTCCTGGTCGGCGGCCACCTGGAGCGGcgcaccaccgccggcgaGCCGGCCAAACGGATTGGCGTCGTCTTCAAGAACCTCACCGTCCAGGGCGTGGAAACGGGTGCCTCGTTTGTGCGGACGTTGCCACATGCCGTCATTGGCACATTTGGTCCGGATCTGTACAAGCTTGTCTGTCGATTCGTTCCGGCACTACACTTTGGCAAGAAGCCGCCTGTCCGAGATTTGATTTCCGATTTCAATGGCGCCGTGCGCGAGGGAGAGATGATGCTGGTGCTGGGCCGCCCCGGTGCCGGATGTACCACTTTCCTCAAGGCAATTGCCAACGACCGCGGCGCATTTGCGGCCGTCAACGGCGATGTCAATTACGGCAGTCTCTCAGCAGAAGAGCAACACCGTCATTTCCGCGGCGAAGTCAACTATAACCCGGAAGATGACCAGCACTTCCCGTCGCTCACCGTGTGGCAGACTCTCAAGTTTTCACTCATCAACAAGACCCGCAAACACGACCATGCCAGTatccccatcatcattgaTGCACTGCTGAAGATTTTCGGTATCAGCCACACCAAGAACACCCTGGTGGGCAACGAATACGTTCGTGGTGTGTCTGGTGGCGAGCGAAAGCGAGTCAGCATTGCCGAGACACTGGCCACCAAGTCCAGCGTCGTCTGCTGGGACAACTCCACGCGTGGTCTGGACGCCAGCACTGCCTTGGACTACGCCAAGTCTCTGCGCATCATGACCGACGTCAGCAAGCGGACCACCTTTGTCACTCTCTACCAGGCCGGTGAGAGCATCTACGAGCTTATGGACAAGGTCATGGTCATCGATCAAGGCCGCATGCTGTACCAGGGCCCAGCATATGAAGCACGTCAGTACTTCTTCGACCTGGGATTCGATTGCTCCGAGCAAACGACCACGGCCGATTTCTTGACTTCACTCTGTGACCCCAATGCACGCCAGTTCCAGCCCGGCCGGGAAGCATCCACCCCCAAGTCCGCcaaggagctcgaggaggtATTCAAAACCAGTGACATGTACAAGCACATCTTGGACGACGTCACCAGCTACGAGAAACGTCTCCAGGACACCGAGCAGGAGGATACGCGTCAGTTCCAGAAGGTGGTCGCCCAGTCCAAGAGCAAGACTGTCTCCAAAAAGTCCCCGTACACCGTTTCCTTCGTACGCCAGGTAATGGCCTGTGTGCAGCGCGAGTTCTGGCTGCTCTGGGGTGACAGGACCTCTCTCTACACGAAGTACTTTATCATCGTCTCCAACGGCCTCATTGTCTCGTCCCTGTTCTACGGTGAATCTATGGATACTAGCGGAGCCTTCGCGCGTGGCGGtgctctcttcttctcgatccTGTTCCTTGGTTGGCTTCAGTTGACCGAATTGATGCCCGCTGTCACTGGCCGAGGCATCGTCGCCCGGCACAAGAGCTACGCTTTCTACCGGCCATCTGCTGTCTCGATCGCCCGCGTAGTCGTGGACTTCCCAGCTATCTTCTGTATGGTTGTACCTTTCACCATCATTGTCTACTTCATGGCAGGTCTGGATGTGACCGCTTCAAAGTTCTTCATCTACTTCCTGTTCGTCTACACCACCACGTTCTGTGTCACCTCGTTATACCGGATGTTCGCGGCTCTCTCGCCGACAATCGACGACGCAGTCCGCTTTGCGGGAATCGCCCTGAACCTGCTGATTCTGTACGTCGGCTATGTCATCCCGAAGCAGACCCTGATCCACAGTTCCATTTGGTTTGGATGGCTGTTCTATGTCAACCCGATCTCGTACAGTTACGAGTCTGTCTTGACGAATGAGTTCTCCGGTCGCCTGATGCAATGTAACCCATCACAATTGGTTCCCCAGGGCCCTGGTGTGGACCCGCGATACCAAGGCTGCTCTCTTACCGGATCGCAACTGGGCCACACATCGGTCTCTGGCGACCAGTATCTGATGACCAACTTTGAGTTCACGCGCAGCCACCTGTGGCGGAACTTTGGTGTTGTCATTGCGTTTACTGTGCTCTACATTCTGGTAACCGTCATCGCTGCTGAAACGCTCTCGTttgttggcggcggcggtggcgcACTTGTTTTCAAGAAGTCCAACCGCACCAAGAAGGTCGCCGGCCCGGCCAAGTCGAATGATGAAGAGCAGGCGTCCaaggtggatgatgatgcagCCCTGTCTCGCGGCGAGCTGCCGTCTTCCGCTGACAACGATGCCACCTTCAACCGGCTGTCCTCGAGTGACCGCTGCTTCACCTGGTCGAACGTCGAGTACACAGTTCCCTACGGTAATGGCACCCGGAAACTCCTGAATGAAGTGAACGGATACGCCAAGCCGGGTGTTATGATTGCTCTGATGGGTGCATCGGGTGCCGGTAAGACGACGCTGCTCAACACACTGGCTCAGCGCCAGAAGATGGGCGTGGTCTCCGGCGACATGCTCGTTGATGGCCATCCTCTGGGAGCCGACTTCCAGCGTGGCACAGGCTTCTGCGAGCAGATGGATCTGCACGACAATACTTCGACTATCCGTGAGGCCTTTGAATTCTCGGCTATCCTCCGCCAGGATCGAAGCGTCCCGCGccacgagaagatcgagTATGTCGACCGCATTATTGATCTTTTGGAGCTTGAGGATATTCAGGATGCCATTATTGGCTCTCTCAACGTGGAGCAGAAGAAACGGGTTACTATCGGCGTCGAACTGGCTGCAAAGCCAAGTCTTCTCCTGTTTTTGGACGAGCCCACCTCCGGACTTGACAGCCAGGCTGCGTTCTCGATTGTTCGCTTCCTGAAAAAGTTATCGCAGGCTGGCCAGGCTATCGTTTGCACGATTCACCAGCCGTCCGGCGTGCTGATCTCGCAGTTCGACATGATTCTGGCGCTCAACCCCGGTGGCAACACGTTCTATTTCGGTCCTGTAGGCAAGGACGGCTCGGACGTGAGGAATTACTTTGCACACCGCGGTTTCGTCTGCCCCCCATCCAAGAACGTTGCTGAATTCATCCTGGAAACAGCAGCCAAGGCGACACACCGCGATGGCAAGCAGGTCGACTGGAACGATGAGTGGCGGCAATCGGACGAGAACAAGCGAGTGTtggccgagatcgagcgcatTAAGACGGAGCGCAGCAAGATTCCCCAGGCAGAGAGCGGCGAGTCGACTTACGAATTTGCCGCTCCCACTTCGGTGCAAATCTTCGAGCTGACCCGGCGTCTTTTCCTGCAATACTGGCGCGATCCATCATACTACTACGGCAAGCTATTCGTCAGCGTGATTATTGGTATCTTCAACGGATTCACCTTCTGGATGCTGCCAAATACCGTGGCTAGCATGCAGGACCGCATGTTCTCAGCGTTCCTGATCATTCTCATCCCGCCCATCGTCCTGAACTCGGTCGTGCCCAAGTTTTACATCAACCGCGCCCTCTGGGAAGCGCGCGAGTATCCCTCGCGCATCTACGGCTGGGTGGCCTTCTGCACAGCCAGTGTCGTCTGCGAAAttcccgccgccatcgtATCAGGCCTGGTCTACTGGGTGCTCTGGTACTACCCCGTGGGACTGCCCACGGACTCCAGCACGGCCGGCTACGTCTTCCTCATGTCGATGCtattcttcctcttccaagCCTCCTGGGGCCAGTGGATCTGCGCCTTCGCGCCCTCCTTCACCGTCATCTCCAACGtgctgcccttcttcttcgtcatggtCAACCTGTTCAACGGTATCGTCCGCCCTTACGCCGAATACCCAGTCTTCTGGAAATACTGGATGTACTACGTCAACCCGGTGACCTGGTGGCTGCGCGGCGTTCTCTCTGCCGTGCTGCCCGCCGTCCAGGTCCAATGCGCCCCGCAGGAATCAACCCACTTCACCCCGCCCCCAGGCCAAACCTGCGAGCAGTACGCTGGTAATTTCGTGCATGAAATCGCCAAGGCTGGCTACCTGACCGAAAGCGATGGGGTTTGCCAATACTGCCCTTATAAGAACGGCGCCGAGTATATGGCCCAGCTGAACGTCCATGTCAATGATAAGTGGCGCTGCTTCGGCATCTTCCTGGCGttcgtcatcatcaactGGCTCCTTGTCTATTTCTTCATCTACACTGTCCGTGTCCGTCGCTGGAGCTTTGGCTTCGGGTATGTCTttgctgcggctggtgcTCTCGTCAGTGCTATTAAGAAGCCGTTCTCACGCAAGTCGAGCGATGCTCAAAAGTGa
- a CDS encoding uncharacterized protein (ID:PFLUO_002839-T1.cds;~source:funannotate) — MPSELAVALVHPPHEAGLNFSASMAALMQSTSESVAVSNPLSAPSVIASPDSISFLKQSKPDNLSSIASAGLHVSRPGDQPQMAGSAADRPAEQDREAERNSSQVAREALGASEKSPGPPAHTSPEQMQVDSRTNTEPSDPYGSTDHHQDSLMHASTIASPGPIEDSGSQDGDRPRNPSAIDQDSNKSFSYPMPTGGINDPRRGLSLPNSGYNRGSPRSPGAKRHRCPYCSTEFTRQHNLKSHLLTHSQEKPFVCQTCQSRFRRLHDLKRHTKLHTGERPHICPKCGRRFARGDALARHNKGQGGCAGRRASMGSFGPDDEYGDGGPDDSMDGLVYAEPERMDEEDERRLNMPSIREHDAQPLPRSDSLHAPQRSTYPPIAASRLGAGGLLPPSNNHGGSGSSTSPTSQTANNMTFPPAGHHSGASIFPSSSTSDNSKPLSPNALSSQHEIGAQGHRAHSPSMAGPLPHPQPSFGRSGQPNQVPSGLGLPPPQPGAPQLPPPPGMSSPDSRFGLQAATKRTSTHSHSSSLGLIAPEADATQVDKLWSYVRSMNDEVKGLRAEVASLRAQLASTSNISTTAPADANAVNTSSR; from the coding sequence ATGCCCTCGGAACTAGCCGTCGCCTTGGTTCATCCTCCCCACGAGGCTGGCCTAAACTTTTCTgcctccatggcggcatTGATGCAATCCACCTCCGAGTCCGTCGCCGTGTCCAATCCGCTATCCGCTCCCTCCGTCATCGCCAGTCCCGACTCCATTTCCTTCCTCAAACAATCCAAACCTGACAACCTGAGTTCGATCGCGAGCGCCGGGTTGCACGTCTCACGGCCCGGAGATCAGCCCCAGATGGCCGGTTCAGCCGCAGATCGACCGGCGGAACAGGACCGAGAGGCTGAACGCAACAGCTCGCAAGTGGCTCGGGAAGCGTTGGGTGCAAGTGAAAAGTCGCCAGGGCCCCCGGCCCATACGTCACCGGAACAGATGCAGGTAGACTCCAGAACCAACACCGAGCCATCCGACCCCTACGGCTCAACAGACCACCATCAAGACTCTCTTATGCACGCCTCCACCATTGCCAGCCCCGGCCCCATCGAGGATTCGGGCTCTCAGGATGGGGATCGTCCGCGAAACCCCTCGGCGATCGACCAAGACAGTAATAAATCGTTTTCATATCCCATGCCCACAGGTGGCATCAACGATCCGCGACGCGGGTTAAGCCTGCCGAACTCCGGCTACAACAGGGGCAGCCCGCGGTCCCCGGGGGCGAAGAGACATCGATGTCCTTACTGCTCTACAGAATTCACTCGCCAACATAACCTGAAGAGTCATCTTCTTACACACAGTCAAGAGAAACCTTTTGTTTGCCAGACCTGCCAGTCTCGCTTCCGCAGGTTACACGACCTGAAACGACACACCAAACTCCACACTGGTGAGCGACCACACATTTGCCCCAAATGCGGGCGTCGCTTTGCGCGCGGTGATGCGCTTGCACGGCATAACAAGGGCCAGGGCGGATGTGCTGGCCGACGGGCGAGCATGGGGAGCTTTGGCCCCGATGACGAGTACGGAGATGGTGGTCCGGACGATTCGATGGACGGGCTGGTGTATGCTGAACCGGAGCgcatggacgaggaagacgagaGACGACTCAACATGCCGAGCATTCGGGAACACGATGCGCAGCCGCTGCCTCGGTCCGATTCACTTCACGCtccccagcgcagcaccTATCCACCTATCGCGGCTAGTCGTCTTGGCGCTGGCGgcctcctccctccctccaaCAACCATGGCGGATCCGGTTCATCGACGTCGCCTACTTCTCAAACTGCCAATAATATGACATTCCCCCCGGCCGGGCACCATTCGGGGGCCTCAATTTTCCCATCAAGTTCGACCAGCGACAACTCCAAACCACTGTCTCCGAACGCGTTATCATCCCAACATGAGATTGGCGCACAAGGCCATCGCGCACACTCTCCGAGTATGGCAGGGCCATTGCCACACCCGCAGCCGTCATTTGGACGGTCAGGCCAGCCCAACCAGGTTCCTTCGGGATTAGGGCTACCCCCTCCTCAACCGGGAGCACCCCAGctccccccaccaccggGCATGAGCTCGCCCGATTCTCGATTTGGTCTGCAGGCCGCGACAAAACGCACCTCGACGCACAGCCACTCCAGCTCTCTCGGCTTGATAGCACCCGAGGCAGATGCCACCCAAGTGGACAAGCTCTGGTCATATGTGCGGTCCATGAACGATGAAGTGAAAGGTTTGCGGGCCGAAGTGGCGTCTCTGCGCGCCCAACTTGCATCGACCTCGAATATTTCAACCACAGCGCCGGCCGACGCCAACGCAGTGAATACGTCCTCGCGGTGA